A window of Cryptomeria japonica chromosome 3, Sugi_1.0, whole genome shotgun sequence contains these coding sequences:
- the LOC131072053 gene encoding putative anthocyanidin reductase isoform X1 → MIAKTLAEQEALKYGLNNGIEVVSILPGLVIGPWLTTTSVITSAQTILALIGGNDKFYEVIKFLDFMLGSIPIVHIDDICNAHIFLMEHTNAQNRYICASDSLSLKSLKDFLAKHYVQLKNSLMLDDDEQIERYLPVSSKKLLDMGFSYKYGLPEAFKEAMEYVIKNELLKL, encoded by the exons ATGATAGCTAAGACATTAGCAGAACAAGAGGCCCTTAAATATGGTCTTAATAATGGCATTGAAGTGGTGAGCATCCTACCAGGTTTGGTGATTGGACCTTGGCTTACAACTACGAGTGTTATAACGTCTGCTCAAACAATATTAGCTCTCATTGGAG GAAATGATAAATTTTATGAGGTGATCAAGTTTCTCGATTTCATGTTGGGATCTATACCAATTGTTCATATTGATGATATATGCAATGCCCACATATTTCTGATGGAACATACCAATGCTCAAAATCGCTATATTTGTGCATCTGATTCTTTGAGTCTCAAATCTCTCAAAGATTTCCTTGCTAAACATTATGTACAACTCAAGAATTCTCTCAT GTTGGATGATGATGAGCAAATTGAGAGGTACCTGCCTGTTTCTTCAAAGAAACTGTTGGACATGGGTTTCTCTTACAAGTATGGTTTACCAGAAGCTTTTAAGGAAGCCATGGAATATGTCATAAAGAATGAACTATTGAAGTTGTAA
- the LOC131072053 gene encoding dihydroflavonol 4-reductase-like isoform X2, which yields MADKVNKSVKRVCVTGAAGYIGSWLVKNLLERGYTVNATLRDPGDEKKSRPLMELLGAEERLKLFKSDLCLEGSFDSAVEGCHGVFHVASPMDFTKANPDDFIAPAVNGMLNVMKACVGAKSVRRIIFTSSLTAASPMNDNGEFVQTCLDERSWSPLNLL from the exons ATGGCGGACAAAGTAAACAAGTCTGTAAAACGAGTGTGTGTGACTGGAGCAGCGGGATACATCGGATCATGGTTGGTCAAAAATCTTCTGGAAAGGGGCTACACTGTCAACGCCACCCTTAGAGACCCAG GGGACGAGAAGAAATCTAGGCCTTTGATGGAGTTGCTGGGGGCAGAGGAAAGGCTTAAACTTTTTAAATCTGATTTATGTTTAGAGGGCAGCTTCGATTCTGCAGTGGAGGGTTGTCATGGAGTTTTTCACGTGGCAAGTCCCATGGATTTTACCAAAGCTAATCCA GATGATTTTATTGCACCTGCTGTAAATGGGATGCTCAATGTTATGAAAGCCTGCGTAGGAGCTAAATCTGTTAGACGTATAATTTTCACTTCATCACTTACAGCGGCTTCTCCAATGAATGACAATGGGGAATTCGTCCAAACATGCCTTGATGAAAGAAGTTGGAGCCCCCTAAATCTCCTTTAA
- the LOC131072089 gene encoding putative anthocyanidin reductase has protein sequence MAGEGNQSVKRVCVTGAGGYIGSWLVKNLLERGYTVNATLRNPGDEKKSGPLLELPGAEERLKLFKADLCLEGSFDSAVEGCNGVFHVAGPMDFTKPNLDDFIVPSVNGIFNVMKACVKAKCVRRMIFTSSVTAASPMNDKGEFMQTCLDERCWSPLNFLKSHETTKLAWYMIAKTLAEQEALKYGLNNNIEVVTILPALVIGPWFNSTPAFSSAQTILALIGANNEFYELLKFIQFMLGSIPIAHIDDTCNAHIFLMEHISAQNRYVCASDSLSLKSLKDFVANHYVQLKDSLKLDEDDCHEKYLPVSSKKLLDMGFSYKYRLTEAFKETMECVMKNGLLK, from the exons ATGGCAGGGGAAGGTAACCAGAGTGTAAAACGAGTGTGTGTGACTGGAGCAGGAGGATATATTGGATCATGGTTAGTCAAAAATCTGCTAGAAAGGGGCTACACCGTCAACGCCACCCTTAGAAACCCAG GAGACGAGAAAAAATCTGGGCCTTTGTTGGAGCTGCCGGGGGCAGAGGAAAGGCTTAAACTCTTTAAAGCTGATCTATGTTTAGAGGGCAGCTTTGATTCTGCAGTCGAGGGTTGTAATGGAGTTTTCCATGTGGCAGGTCCCATGGATTTTACAAAACCTAATCTG GATGATTTTATTGTGCCTTCTGTAAATGGGATATTCAATGTTATGAAAGCCTGCGTAAAAGCTAAATGTGTTAGACGTATGATTTTCACTTCATCAGTTACAGCGGCTTCTCCAATGAATGACAAGGGAGAATTTATGCAGACATGCCTTGATGAAAGGTGTTGGAGCCCATTAAATTTCCTTAAATCTCATGAGACCACTAAGTTAGCTTGGTATATGATCGCTAAGACATTAGCAGAACAAGAGGCCCTTAAATATGGGCTTAATAATAACATTGAGGTGGTGACCATCCTACCAGCTCTGGTGATTGGGCCCTGGTTTAACAGTACACCTGCGTTTTCATCTGCTCAAACAATATTAGCTTTGATTGGAG CAAATAATGAATTTTATGAATTGCTCAAGTTTATCCAATTCATGCTGGGATCCATAccaattgctcatattgatgatacTTGCAATGCCCACATATTCCTGATGGAACATATTAGTGCTCAAAATCGTTACGTTTGTGCATCTGATTCTTTGAGTCTCAAGTCTCTCAAAGATTTCGTTGCGAACCATTACGTACAACTCAAGGATTCTCTCAA GTTGGATGAAGATGATTGTCATGAGAAATATCTACCTGTTTCTTCCAAGAAATTGTTGGATATGGGTTTCTCTTATAAGTATCGCTTAACAGAAGCTTTTAAGGAGACCATGGAATGTGTCATGAAGAATGGGCTTTTGAAGTAA